The Streptomyces halobius genomic interval CACGCGCGGCGGCCACGAGGTCATCGCCGCGGTCGGCGACGCCGAGGCCCTGGCCTGCGCCGTGGACGACGACTGCCCGGACCTCGTCGTCACCGACGTCCGGATGCCCCCCGACTACGACGACCAGGGCCTCAAGGCCGCCCTCGACCTGCGCACCCGCCACCCCGGACTCGCCGTCCTGGTGCTGTCCCAGTACGTGGCCACCGCCTACGCCACCCAGCTCCTCAGCGGCGGGACGGGCACCGGGGGCCTCGGCTACCTCCTCAAGGACCGCGTCGGCGAGGTCTCCCAATTCCTCACCGACCTGCGCCGCATCGCGGCCGGCGAAACCGTCGTCGACCCCGAGGTCGTCCGCGTACTCCTCGCCCGCCAGACCGCCGACCACCCCCTGCGGCGCCTCACCCCGCGCGAACGCGAGGTCCTCGCCCTCATGGCCGAAGGCCTCAACAACCAGACCATCGCCCACCGGCTCTCC includes:
- a CDS encoding response regulator transcription factor — its product is MLRVVLAEDSVLLRAGLVELLTRGGHEVIAAVGDAEALACAVDDDCPDLVVTDVRMPPDYDDQGLKAALDLRTRHPGLAVLVLSQYVATAYATQLLSGGTGTGGLGYLLKDRVGEVSQFLTDLRRIAAGETVVDPEVVRVLLARQTADHPLRRLTPREREVLALMAEGLNNQTIAHRLSVTEAAVVKHASNIFAKLDLDPTDGNRRVLAVLAHLRNDSTPY